One segment of Onychomys torridus chromosome 3, mOncTor1.1, whole genome shotgun sequence DNA contains the following:
- the LOC118580027 gene encoding zinc finger protein 431-like, protein MDGEQILNLSSWYIALRSGSSLLGITQKWIAAAFQLHSETSLKDTGDWEIFTVGSTQGHTLTSAEKEFNNQNAVTYIEVHVDITQEEWALMDPSQKNLYKDVMLETYMNLIAIGYNWEDLKVEEHCQNCQKHGRHKRTRTGEKPYECNKCGKAFAHHNALRLHERTHTGEKPYECKQCGKTFAQPSHLQVHKRTHTGEKPYECNQCGKAFAQHSALQLHERTHTGEKPYECIQCGKAFAQPSHLQVHKRTDIREKPYVPLPAGFHQGPPTCGSE, encoded by the exons GCATCACCCAGAAGTGGATAGCTGCAGCATTTCAACTCCATTCTGAGACAAGCCTGAAAGATACTGGTGATTGGGAAATCTTCACTGTGGGCAGTACACAGGGTCATACA TTGACTTCAGCTGAGAAGGAGTTCAATAATCAAAATGCAGTTACCTATATTGAGGTGCATGTCGACATCACTCAGGAAGAGTGGGCATTGATGGAtccttcacagaagaatctctacaaagatgtgatgctggagacctataTGAACCTCATTGCTATAGGCTACAATTGGGAAGATCTTAaagttgaagaacattgtcaGAATTGTCAAAAACATGGAAGGC ataaaagaacacgtactggagagaaaccctatgaatgtaataagtgtggtaaagcctttgctcatcacaaTGCTCTTcgattacatgaaagaacacatactggagagaaaccctatgaatgtaaacaatgtggtaaaacctttgcacagcccagtcatcttcaagtacataaaagaacacatactggagagaaaccctatgaatgtaatcagtgtggtaaagcctttgctcaacacagtgctcttcaattacatgaaagaacacatacaggagagaaaccctatgaatgtatacaatgtgggaaagcatttgcacagcccagtcatcttcaagtGCATAAGAGAACAGATAttagagagaaaccctatgtgcCCCTGCCAGCAGGGTTTCACcaggggccacccacctgtgggagtgaatga